Genomic segment of Salvia hispanica cultivar TCC Black 2014 chromosome 2, UniMelb_Shisp_WGS_1.0, whole genome shotgun sequence:
ATCGACATTAGTAGGAATGATaggtagaaaaaaaatactctccgtccaataaaaatatggacattttctattttgagatgtcccataaaaatatccctttctatttttaatttagtactaacttctttctctctttaatGAGGTGAGTCTCATTATCCATTAACAGTACaattacattttctttctatctctcttttactttatcaattgtgcaCTAATACTCCACTTTATATGATGTTTGATGCTTAGTCGATGTCGACTACCCCTTTGTCTCAACTGCTTTCGATGCTGACACCGGAAACAACCCCTATGTTACTAACAATAGTTTGGGCCTTAGCTTTTCAATAATGGCTTGGTCACCGTCGATTAAACTACATAGGGGCCAAGGATGCCCATGACTAAAGGCGGACCTACCTAGGGGCTTGGAGTTCCATTGGAGCCCCCAACCATTTGTCTTTTTCCTATAGAATATATTCATACATCACTTACGAAATTATTATCTAGCGAAATTGGATAACTTGGATCTCCATTATCAAAATCTTGCGTCCGCGACTCCATAACCCCTACCAATTCAATTAAACTACATAGGGGCCAACCGGCCAAGGATGCCCCATGAGCCCCTACCAATTTGAACTTTTATCTGTGTATTTGTATGATAACGAAGAATCGCAGATTGTTGGGGTTTGCATGTCACCTCCATCTGTTATCTTGTGTTCGAATATCCCTCAAACCTTTTAACATGTGGTGTTTTTTTTCGTTGTGTTTTCCTCGGGCCTTTTGAAgtctttagtttttttttctatttttcttatagttatctgttttttttttcctttgtgtTTTCTTTAATAGTTTTGGATGCAACTTTCTTATGTTCAATTCTTCTTTAAACCTTTTTAcagtttttttagtttttctttgtgttttgcttatatttttctaggagtactttttatgttgatttcatttttgtgtttcCTTATgctaatttatgattttatatttttctattttttacattttgcttatgttttgttttgttttttattttttatttttattattgttattaacaaaattctagtactattttatagtctataattaacatattataaataatactccctccatccgccaCTAGGAGTTCCAGTCGCTTTTGCACgttcgttttgtaaaaatgataataaatatttaaagtggagaaatggtaaagtaaaagaaagaataatattgagaagagtcttatctaggttattctctctcttattttatcatttctccactttaactatttattatcatttttacaaaacgaatGCGCAAAAGTGACCAGGACTCCTattggcggacggagggagtagtactcattaagaaaatcaaattctatgcaaatataaatttacttttaaacttgctctttactataaaaaacaatttatctttgattcatttctttaacattaatctttaatttatcaagaaaatctatgattaaaaatgtatagaaaatttattgaaaGATACATAAGATAACTTCTGGCATTACTAGCAGTCTAGCACCGAAAAATACATGTACTAACTGTTAACATTGGCTTTGGGGCCCTCGTCAAAATATTGGCTTCACCACCGTCCGATCACTGATAATCGGCGTACAGTAATGCcagttaattttattaactttggCATCATGCATGGATCTTCAACCTTGTCTaaagaatgataaaaaaaaaaagcatggATCTTCaatgaattcaaaattgattgccATTCTTAATCTGCTATCCTTATCAGTAGAGTTTGAAGAAATTGAATCCTCCACTTTCATAGTTGAAGCCATTTTCAGTATCTCAAATCTTGCACTACATTTTCTTTCCTCAACCAACCCTTTCCTCCAACTCTCATCAACGCCTTCACTACAAGAGGAAGACATTGCCCACTCAATCACCAATAATCGCCACAAGAGCACTCCCCATTCTCAAACCTATGAAACCGGTTGTTGTCTCTTACGATTATGACCCTTCCGCTGCACTTGGATATGTACTTTATAGCTACATGGCAGTCACCACACACACGCAAGTTCTTCATAACCCTAATAGGCCTCTCGGGTGGGAAGGTGACGAGCGCAAAGGCAATGGCTAATCTCTCGCTGTGATACCTAATGCTCTCATTCTTCTCCTCTGCGCCAACTTCTCTCAGCACATGTGTTGTATCCATCACATAACCAGCCTGTTCCAtgtccttctccaactcctccAGCTTCCTATATATCTCCGATGAAAGCTCGTGTCTCCTCTCCCCTGCGGCAAATGTGTGAACCCTGTTCCCTTCCTCCACCCAGCTCAAACCCGGCTCCTTCTTCTGCCCGCGGTCTCTGAGCATCTTCCTCGCCCTTGCAGCCTCTTGGAACCTTCCAGAAGCCGCATAAGCATTGGATACTAGCATGTGTAGGCCCGGGCTCACATGCCCTAACTCGAAGACCCTATCAGCCACAGAGCTTGCCAGCTCTGTATTTCTATGAATCCGACATCCAGTCAAGAAAGCTCCCCAAACAGCCTCAGACGCCTGCACAGGCATCTTCTCGATTAATTCCAATGCCTCCTGCAATTTCCCAGCTCGGCCAAGCAAGTCCACCATTGATGCATAATGCTGGCTTCCTGGCTCAATTCCGTAGTCCTTCATCtttgcaaaataatattttccttCCTTCACTAGGCCGGCATGGCTGCAAGCATAGAGTATACATaaaaatgtgatgaaatttggcTTTGTTCCCTTATTCACCATTTTCTCTAACAACTCAAACACCCTCCTTGTATGAGCATGCTGCGCCCAAGCAATCATCATCGCGTTCCACATCCCCAGATTTCTGTCCGAAACCTCGTTGAACACTCGAGAGGCATCCTCTATCACGCCACTCTTTGAGTACATAGAGATCAAGGCACTACCAACAAAGCTAGTTTCATAGTAATACATCTTCAAACATAAAGCATGCATTTGTCTCCCTAATTCATACAAAGTCGAATTCCCACAAACTCGAATTACACTCGAGAATGTGAAGTCGTTAACATCCAAACCTTCCCATAATGCAGCCTTGAAGAGTCTCAAGGCCTCTCCGTCCTCCCCTGTTTGGGCATAGCCGTATATCATCGTACTCCAGGATACCACATTTCTCACAGGCATTTCGCTGAACACCTTCCGCGCATCACCTAAACTCCCACATTTTGCATACATATCAACAACAGAGCTCCCCACAAACACATCCGCATCAAACCCAGTTTTCACCGCGAGACAATGAACGGATTTCCCCATGAACTGATCGTTACTCATACCACAAGCTTTCATCACACACGGCAAAATATAATCATCAGGAATCATCCCATCGTTGCGACGCATCAGCTTGAAATACTCAAATCCGTGAAAGGGAAGCTCATTTTGAGCGAAACATGATATGATTGAACTCCAAGTGGTGGAAGATTTGAATTGAGTTTCGTGAAATATTCGCTCCGAGCAATACGGGAGCTGGAGCTTGGAGTAGAAGTTGATCAAATGGTGGCAAACGAGAGGTATCAAATGGACCCCTGATTTAACGACGTAGGCGTGAAGGGATTGGCCTTTGAGGAGATTCCTGCCGCGAGTGAATCCGAGGAAGTGATTGCATATGATCCGGTAGTTTGATTCAAAACTGAGTTGATTGAGTGCATTCTGGGGATATTTTTGGTgaagcggcggcggtggctgTGACAATGGTTCTTCATGTGAAAGGCGAAGCATTTAGGGCGATTTGGGCGTATTCAAGTAGATTTTGGGGGTTTAAAGGTGAAGCTTATGCTGTAATATAGTTCATCTTCAAGTTCAAAGAATGCATGCGTTCCTAGTTTAAGCAGCGACAAATCCTCACACAGCCCAATCACGTGAAATTCTACGCAACCGTATATCATCACACCACCCTTCTGTCAGGAATTTCATCAAACACTCTATTCGCATTGCCCAGACCCCGAATTGAGGAACGCATTCGCATCAAAGAGCGTCTTCACCGCTGGACAATGAACAGATTGCCCCAAACTTAAGTCTTTGACTTTCGCACACGAAATTCACATCACGCCGCAGCATCGACTCAAATACCCGAGTCCGCAGCGAGGTGTTTATTCAGAAATCAGACGGCGGAGGATTCACTTTTTTGTTTGGGGGCGGGGTTCGGtgtattgtttaaattttcaatttttttatgtatatttatagtGATTATCGTAGGGAGGGAGTGTTAttttgctaactcaatacctaattgctaattacaattaaataatagtcattagatattcaaattaaaggcctagatcatcaatcaagaaatatcaatacgatcaacaaaaaacgtcaataaagtcataggattaattccataaaatatcaataggggtattaatgccaattaactacatgtttagttataactaacttttaaaagaaatcccaaaactttgaattcatataacatatatcaaattaaagataattttataaggattccaacgatatcatatatgcatatgttccgacgtcaaaatttgaaaaaaaattcaaaaaattttcaattttttcgtaaagcagaaatgtcaacatactatataaaatatgtcaatataatacatgtagaatgtcaatataagtaatgggttaacattcttaaagcatcgtgttgacattctcaaagcattgtgttgatatttccgaaacactatattgacattttcatctaaaaccctaatttgacgttttttttaatcttttttgattttattaataaaaacgaaaattacacgtgacaaattgttgaccacacgttttctaaaatcctatggccttaaattattgtagttagcaattaaatgatgagctagcaattgatcactcccctattagatgtaaattaaaagttttctaaataaatattccactaataataaaatgagggaacatctttttaggtccacgaactttgccagagtattattttaggtccgtgaactttaaaaatatcattttaggtccgccAACTGCAAAtgaatatcatttgaggtattttgaactttttctggacgaaaatgcccttaagACATTCAAAggttaatttgaataattctTTCACCACTCATCTTGCGTCAGAGACCTAGAgtccaataatttttaacggtaaatttttatatttaaattcaatttggatGTTAATTGATCTCTATTCtgaaattcatataaataatctgtttaatttcaaaatatataaactaaatataattcacaaatcacctatagtaaatttttaaattttggattagatttaaaaaatattaaattttagattagatttaaaaaataaaataaagtatcaaGTTCCAATTCACCATCCCTAAATAATTGGTTatctaataattgaaaaattaatgcattttCTACGGCaaatgttaattatatttaaattcaatttggagggtaattgaattaaataggattaaaaaaaattattggactCTAGACCTGTGACGCAAGATAAGTGGCGAAAGTATTGTCCAAATTGCCTTTTGAAGGCCTTAAGAGCATTTTCGTCcgaaaaaagtttaaaatacctcaaatgatattaacttgtagttcacggacctaaaatgatattttcaaagtttacggacctaaaatgatactttagtAAAGTTTGTGGACCtaaaaagatactccctctaattaggggtgggaatacgggTATCCGTGGATATCCGACCCGAAAAAACCgggtatccaaacccgaaaaacaTCTAAATGTCTATCCAAAACCCGATCCGATATATTTTCGGGTACTCCAATACCCACCCCGAATATCCATACCCGAcgtatcgggtacccaaatacccgattctttacatgtgttaataactaataaaaaaaattcaaatttatatactaatataaatatagaaatatttaaattgactaatatatttaatgttgcatatattttgtagtataacactattaaaaaaatgagtcacttttattttagaatatatgattatatttatggggATTGGTTATGCAATATGAGTCGGTTATTCAATACGTAAAACTTGAGAGTTTGGAGAAGCCGTGACctagagtaagagagattgacttatttatataagtttaGAGAAAGTCAacctattaatttttaattactaaataaATTAGCCTAGCTCTCAAAGCCCAAAATggctaaacctaatttaaaaattgctttaaataataaattggatattcgggTAATATCCGATACCCATTCAGGttacccaatacccgatttattttaaatttcaatatccgatcccataaaattggatattgggtatccaataATCGGCAGATATCGGGTCGGGTATGGATAAACcaaatacccgatatccgtatTCCCACCTCTACctctaataaaatataagtacttAGATACAAAACTGGATATCATTATCAAATAgtataaactaaataaattattctaaaataagaaaaatatttattagcaAAGTTAAGAAATTATGAATCTTAGAAAATTGAACTATTTTCTTCAATGTTTGAATTATGTACTAcgattttattgtatattatcaaatttattttgcaaatcAGAATATGTGccaaataaatagtactactatgttCTTGGTTATTGAAAAACAATCTAATTTTGCTAATTAATCTTCCGCTTTAAGTTGTTTTCCCCACTTTATCATATCTTACATTGGTTTCTAGatttataacaataaaaaattcaaaattaagttTATCTACTAAGGGAGCATCTGGTAGTGggtaaaatatttaacatgGATTTATGGTAAATGGGCTTTAATGATTTGGTGGATACAATTATAGGGTGTTTGGTTCAGCCCAAGCAGGATGTTTGGCCCAATTTCGATTGTTTGGTTGAAATGGAGAACGAAGGAAACAAAAAATGCCCTGACTAAATTGCCcctcttctttattttaagttgCTCCAATAAGTTGCTCGAATTATTAGAGAAAACTAATATTcacttctttattttaatactgaTCCGTtgaatcttcaaatttttatcaCTCACACAGCCACACGGTCAGGAGTAAACCCTCCAGTTGCAGCCTTGTACTCAAACCTACAAAAGTAGTCATCTATGCCGGCATTTTCAAGCTTTGTGTAGTTCTTGAAGGAATGTACAATGCACTTTCCTTGGGGAAGTGTTAGCACTCTGCACATCGAAGTGGTCAGATAAGAAGAGCTCCTTCGCGCCATGGAACTGCCTGCGACCCCTGATGGATTCCTCAGGGCGGTAGTACCACCTGACCCATACTTTCACATTGTTCCTATGATCAGCTTCGATGTTCTCCACTTTGGCCACATATGGAGTCTTGTTTGAGTCAAATGGTCTCATCAACACACAATCTCCCTCTACAACAACACCCACATGTTTTAGTTCAACAAACTCCAAGATTTTATCTCGAATGATGCAAGATATGCATACAATGCACATGCGTAAACACATATATATCATTATAGGCATATTGTACCCAAAAATGAATACGACCCAGGAGTTGAAACACAACAAGACTAGTTTTTTTACAAGAAACATGAGTCAAACAAACAGACAAGACCATAAATGCAGAAACTATACAATCAATAACCCCGAGATTCAAACTAAACTCTGAGGCATACACATGTTATCTGCACGCCTGGTTAATGTCCTCGATCATGACTACTGCGGCCTCGACCTCCTTACGTTTTCTTTGTCTGGGGTCTTCCATACTGAAAATGGACAGATGGAAAGTGAAGCATCAAGGGACTACAACATGCAATGAGGAACAAAGTTTACTacaaaaaacaatgaaaaatgagaGCTCGAACACAGAGGGGGTAGCTTGATGGAACTGAGGGAATGGAGTGTAgatgaaaaatgtaaaaaacgAATAAGGACCACATTACTCACTCTCGACTCACACCATTCATAACTCCGAAATCGAAGAGGTCAGATAAGTAGAGCTAACAAAATAGTCACTGTACTCAACAAGTCAACCAGTATCCGGCTGCAAATTTGAAGCACAGTCAGCTTATGGCAGATGCACAACAATCTCCTCACCAATGAGTAATAAGTTTTTTGCGGAACGAAATCAATTATGCAAGACAACCAAATCGAAACGCAGAAAATAAAGCTACAGACGCACACCAATATTGGCTCAAATCAGACCAAATTCTATTAAGCAACTAGACCAAATCCATCTTCAAAAAATAAACCATCAGATCGAACTCCCAAAAACACCATAAATCGACACTACAAACAATAATCGAACATTCGAATCAAAACATACCCAGACTACGGTAAGCCCTCAAACGCCGATCTGAATTGAGTGGAACCGGGGAGAGACAACTGTCGAGCGTTGAAGTCCCCTCGACGAAAATTGAGTGACCAACAGTAACAAAGATGAAACGGTTGAAAAATTCGGAGGGCAAAATCATacaaatgaaacgttttcagCCTAATCGTGAAAAGCCCAACCCTT
This window contains:
- the LOC125204488 gene encoding putative pentatricopeptide repeat-containing protein At5g52630, which codes for MLRLSHEEPLSQPPPPLHQKYPQNALNQLSFESNYRIICNHFLGFTRGRNLLKGQSLHAYVVKSGVHLIPLVCHHLINFYSKLQLPYCSERIFHETQFKSSTTWSSIISCFAQNELPFHGFEYFKLMRRNDGMIPDDYILPCVMKACGMSNDQFMGKSVHCLAVKTGFDADVFVGSSVVDMYAKCGSLGDARKVFSEMPVRNVVSWSTMIYGYAQTGEDGEALRLFKAALWEGLDVNDFTFSSVIRVCGNSTLYELGRQMHALCLKMYYYETSFVGSALISMYSKSGVIEDASRVFNEVSDRNLGMWNAMMIAWAQHAHTRRVFELLEKMVNKGTKPNFITFLCILYACSHAGLVKEGKYYFAKMKDYGIEPGSQHYASMVDLLGRAGKLQEALELIEKMPVQASEAVWGAFLTGCRIHRNTELASSVADRVFELGHVSPGLHMLVSNAYAASGRFQEAARARKMLRDRGQKKEPGLSWVEEGNRVHTFAAGERRHELSSEIYRKLEELEKDMEQAGYVMDTTHVLREVGAEEKNESIRYHSERLAIAFALVTFPPERPIRVMKNLRVCGDCHVAIKYISKCSGRVIIVRDNNRFHRFENGECSCGDYW
- the LOC125206289 gene encoding chromatin remodeling protein At4g04260-like; the encoded protein is MDREPLAGHVTVVEGGHLPEGDCVLMRPFDSNKTPYVAKVENIEADHRNNVKVWVRWYYRPEESIRGRRVLTLPQGKCIVHSFKNYTKLENAGIDDYFCRFEYKAATGGFTPDRVAV